In Nostoc sp. CENA543, a single genomic region encodes these proteins:
- a CDS encoding AAA family ATPase, whose amino-acid sequence MARGEILRKLFRSFSRNEREEFLAAAKELIEEERNKNHILLARDLEKLLQNGNGYTKPLAANPSPWSQFPEPPKDKDTGLALVEVKQFDLTWDHIVLSETIFDILQEIVLENRKQDILAAYNLKPKNKLLFCGPPGCGKTQTAKVLSSVLALPLVYVNLTAVFSSYLGETATNLQKIFTYIEQGEWLVLFDEFDAIARDRDNFNEHGEVKRLVNSLLQLIDNATNQSIFVAATNHEKLLDSAVWRRFDEVIFFDNPSVELRTALLSRYLSAIRYTAIDLFAFATRLENATGADIERICSDAIKAVILRGERTLTADDLEVAIGRFVTRQSIIANSR is encoded by the coding sequence ATGGCACGCGGCGAAATTCTCAGAAAACTCTTCAGAAGCTTCTCTCGCAATGAGAGAGAAGAGTTTTTAGCTGCCGCTAAGGAACTGATTGAAGAAGAAAGAAATAAAAATCATATATTGCTTGCTAGGGATCTGGAAAAACTGCTTCAAAACGGGAATGGATACACAAAACCCTTAGCTGCTAACCCTAGCCCTTGGAGCCAGTTTCCTGAACCGCCTAAAGATAAGGATACTGGGTTGGCTTTAGTTGAGGTAAAACAATTCGATCTAACCTGGGATCACATTGTCCTCAGCGAAACAATTTTTGATATTCTGCAAGAAATTGTCCTCGAAAACCGTAAGCAAGATATACTCGCAGCTTACAATCTCAAGCCCAAAAACAAATTACTATTCTGCGGGCCACCTGGCTGTGGTAAAACCCAAACCGCAAAAGTCCTCTCCAGCGTACTAGCTCTGCCGCTTGTTTATGTGAACCTAACGGCAGTATTCTCGTCTTACTTAGGTGAAACGGCAACGAATCTTCAGAAAATTTTTACCTACATTGAACAGGGTGAATGGCTTGTTTTGTTCGATGAGTTTGATGCGATCGCCCGCGATCGGGATAATTTCAATGAACATGGTGAAGTAAAACGGTTAGTGAATAGCCTGCTACAACTCATCGATAACGCAACTAATCAAAGTATATTTGTTGCAGCTACTAATCACGAAAAACTCCTAGACAGTGCTGTTTGGCGACGTTTTGATGAAGTGATTTTTTTTGATAACCCGTCGGTTGAACTGCGGACGGCTCTTTTGAGTCGTTATTTATCTGCTATTCGTTATACTGCTATTGATTTGTTTGCTTTTGCTACTCGGCTTGAGAATGCTACTGGAGCAGATATAGAGCGTATATGCTCTGATGCTATTAAAGCTGTGATTCTAAGGGGTGAACGTACCTTGACTGCTGATGATTTAGAAGTAGCAATAGGCCGTTTTGTCACAAGACAAAGTATAATAGCAAACTCAAGATAA
- a CDS encoding TniQ family protein: MEIGAEEPRVFEVEPLDGESLSHFLGRFRRENYLTSSQLGKLTGLGAVVSRWEKFYFNPFPTRQELEALASVVRVNADRLADTLLPKGVTMKPRPIRLCAACYAEVPCHRIEWQYKDKMKCDRHNLRLLTKCTNCETPFPIPADWVQGECPYCFLPFATMAKRQKHG, from the coding sequence ATGGAAATCGGTGCGGAAGAACCTCGTGTTTTTGAAGTAGAACCCCTGGATGGAGAAAGCTTAAGCCATTTCTTAGGACGCTTTCGCCGAGAAAATTATTTAACCTCAAGCCAGTTAGGTAAATTAACTGGACTCGGTGCAGTTGTTTCGCGTTGGGAAAAGTTTTACTTTAATCCGTTTCCTACTAGACAGGAGTTGGAGGCTTTGGCATCTGTGGTAAGAGTCAATGCGGATAGATTAGCCGATACCTTACTACCCAAGGGGGTGACGATGAAGCCCAGACCAATTAGATTATGTGCTGCTTGTTATGCAGAAGTACCTTGTCATCGAATTGAGTGGCAGTATAAAGACAAAATGAAATGCGATCGCCACAATTTACGCTTATTAACGAAGTGTACTAACTGTGAAACGCCTTTCCCTATTCCCGCAGACTGGGTACAAGGCGAATGTCCTTACTGTTTTTTGCCGTTTGCAACGATGGCGAAGCGTCAGAAGCATGGCTAA
- a CDS encoding L,D-transpeptidase, translated as MKIFTFQNWTRCLKLSMVGALLSLSTISMSSDAAWAGVISQKITASIQNLQKSDERWIQINLSTQRLIAWEGNKPVYAIVISSGKKSTPTRIGTFKVQSKHKVTRMRGRNYDVPNVPYAMFYDGNYGIHGAYWHRRFGTPVSHGCVNLAPNHAKWLFNWASLGTSVIIQK; from the coding sequence ATGAAAATATTCACTTTTCAGAACTGGACACGCTGCTTAAAACTATCTATGGTTGGTGCATTATTGTCACTTAGTACCATTAGCATGAGTTCTGATGCAGCTTGGGCTGGTGTCATTAGCCAGAAAATTACAGCAAGTATACAGAATCTGCAAAAATCAGATGAACGCTGGATTCAGATTAATCTTTCTACACAGAGATTAATTGCTTGGGAAGGTAATAAACCAGTGTATGCGATCGTAATTTCCTCTGGTAAGAAATCTACACCCACACGTATTGGTACTTTTAAAGTTCAATCAAAGCATAAAGTTACCCGAATGCGCGGTAGAAATTATGATGTCCCCAATGTTCCCTATGCAATGTTTTATGATGGGAATTACGGTATTCACGGTGCTTATTGGCATCGGAGATTTGGTACTCCAGTTAGCCACGGTTGCGTAAATCTTGCACCTAATCATGCTAAATGGTTATTTAATTGGGCTTCTTTAGGCACATCAGTAATTATTCAAAAATGA
- a CDS encoding DUF1517 domain-containing protein — MSGIFNKMMGRTRYVVCRIFLHLAGSEIAPILGELNRIARDAIASEGDMQVMGEGLVDLCETLVRYDEYWLSASNEGDVFWSEGEAGDYFNELFSDSAERYGADLDLDASSSQPLSLPTTRNIVVMITVAFEGEVPDIETDLANIQALKEGLKALINLHYNHKLRAIQVHFSPARLGDELTNDELLQYYPELIPL, encoded by the coding sequence ATGTCTGGTATCTTCAACAAAATGATGGGGCGGACTCGTTATGTAGTCTGTCGGATATTTCTGCACTTGGCGGGATCAGAAATCGCGCCAATTTTGGGAGAATTAAATAGAATCGCTAGAGATGCGATCGCCTCTGAAGGTGATATGCAAGTCATGGGCGAGGGTCTAGTAGACCTGTGCGAAACTCTGGTGCGATACGATGAGTATTGGCTATCAGCATCTAATGAAGGTGATGTCTTCTGGAGTGAAGGGGAAGCCGGAGACTACTTCAACGAATTATTTAGTGATTCCGCCGAAAGATATGGTGCTGATTTAGACTTAGATGCTAGTTCCAGTCAACCTCTATCACTCCCCACCACACGTAATATTGTAGTGATGATCACAGTGGCTTTTGAAGGAGAAGTCCCCGACATAGAAACAGACTTAGCAAATATCCAGGCGTTAAAGGAAGGATTAAAAGCCTTAATTAATCTACACTACAACCACAAACTCAGAGCCATTCAAGTTCATTTCTCTCCAGCCAGATTAGGTGATGAACTCACTAACGACGAGTTGTTGCAATATTATCCAGAGTTAATTCCGTTGTAA
- a CDS encoding TniB family NTP-binding protein, producing MKDDYWQRWVQNLWGDEPIPEELQPEIERLLSPSVVELEHIQKIHDWLDGLRLSKQCGRIVAPPRAGKSVTCDVYRLLNKPQKRGGKRDIVPVLYMQVPGDCSSGELLVLILESLKYDATSGKLTDLRRRVQRLLKESKVEMLIIDEANFLKLNTFSEIARIYDLLRISIVLVGTDGLDNLIKKEPYIHDRFIECYRLPLVSEKKFSELVKIWEEEVLCLPLPSNLIRNETLLPLYQKTGGKIGLVDRVLRRASILALRKGLKNIDKDTLTEVLDWFE from the coding sequence ATGAAAGATGATTATTGGCAGAGATGGGTACAGAATTTATGGGGAGATGAACCCATTCCAGAAGAATTACAGCCAGAAATTGAACGTCTCCTTAGTCCTAGTGTTGTGGAATTAGAGCATATACAAAAAATTCATGATTGGTTAGATGGTTTGCGTCTTTCTAAACAATGTGGTCGAATTGTTGCACCTCCACGAGCAGGTAAATCTGTGACTTGTGATGTGTATAGACTATTAAATAAGCCCCAAAAAAGAGGAGGTAAAAGAGATATTGTACCTGTTTTGTATATGCAAGTTCCAGGAGATTGCTCATCGGGTGAGTTATTGGTTCTGATTTTGGAAAGTTTGAAATATGATGCAACTTCAGGAAAACTAACTGACCTCAGAAGGCGAGTACAAAGGCTACTCAAGGAATCTAAGGTGGAAATGCTGATTATTGATGAAGCAAATTTTCTGAAATTAAATACTTTTAGTGAAATTGCTCGAATTTATGACCTGTTGAGAATTTCAATTGTTCTTGTAGGAACAGATGGTTTAGACAATCTCATTAAAAAAGAACCTTACATTCATGATCGATTTATCGAATGTTACAGATTACCTTTGGTATCAGAGAAGAAATTTTCTGAATTAGTAAAAATTTGGGAAGAAGAAGTATTGTGTTTGCCCCTGCCATCTAATCTCATAAGAAATGAAACTTTATTACCTTTGTATCAAAAAACAGGTGGCAAAATTGGTTTGGTTGATCGGGTATTGAGAAGAGCTTCAATCTTAGCTTTAAGAAAAGGATTGAAGAACATTGATAAAGATACTTTGACTGAAGTTTTGGATTGGTTTGAATAA
- a CDS encoding Mu transposase C-terminal domain-containing protein, giving the protein MDEMPIVNQDDESLPFENNDDVDEIQNDEPEEANVIITELSAEAKLKMDVIQGLLEPCDRKTYGEKLRAAAKKLGKTVRTVQRLVKKYQQDGLSAIVETQRNDKGSYRIDPEWQKFIVTTFKEGNKGSKKMTPAQVAMRVQVRAEQLGLQQYPSHMTVYRVLNPIIERQEQKQKQRNIGWRGSRVSHKTRDGQTLDVRYSNHVWQCDHTKLDVMLVDQYGEALARPWFTKITDSYSRCIMGIHVGFDAPSSQVVALALRHAILPKQYSAEYKLISDWGTYGVPENLFTDGGKDFRSEHLKQIGFQLGFECHLRDRPSEGGIEERSFGTINTEFLSGFYGYLGSNIQERSKTAEEEACLTLRELHLLLVRYIVDNYNQRLDARTKDQTRFQRWEAGLPALPKMVKERELDICLMKKTRRSIYKGGYLSFENIMYRGDYLAAYAGENIVLRYDPRDITTVWVYRIDKGKEVFLSAAHALDWETEQLSLEEAKAASRKVRSVGKTLSNKSILAEIHDRDTFIKQKKKSQKERKKEEQAQVHSVSEPINLSETEPLENLQETPKPVTRKPRIFNYEQLRQDYDE; this is encoded by the coding sequence ATGGATGAAATGCCCATCGTCAATCAAGACGACGAATCTCTGCCTTTTGAAAACAACGATGATGTAGATGAAATTCAGAATGATGAACCAGAAGAAGCAAACGTAATTATCACGGAATTATCGGCTGAGGCAAAACTCAAAATGGACGTGATCCAAGGTTTGCTTGAACCATGCGATCGCAAAACCTATGGTGAGAAGTTAAGAGCAGCAGCAAAGAAACTGGGCAAGACTGTGCGAACAGTTCAGCGTCTAGTCAAAAAATATCAACAAGACGGTTTATCGGCAATTGTTGAAACGCAGAGAAATGACAAAGGTAGTTATCGAATAGACCCAGAGTGGCAAAAATTTATTGTTACCACTTTTAAAGAAGGGAATAAGGGTAGCAAAAAAATGACTCCTGCTCAGGTGGCGATGAGAGTCCAAGTCAGAGCAGAACAGTTAGGTTTACAACAATACCCTAGCCACATGACAGTTTATAGGGTTCTCAACCCTATCATTGAACGTCAAGAGCAGAAACAGAAACAGAGGAATATTGGATGGCGAGGGTCACGAGTCTCACATAAAACTCGTGATGGGCAAACATTAGATGTGCGTTACAGCAACCATGTTTGGCAGTGCGACCATACAAAGTTAGATGTCATGTTGGTTGATCAGTATGGTGAAGCATTAGCTAGACCTTGGTTCACAAAGATTACAGACAGTTATTCTCGCTGCATTATGGGTATTCATGTGGGCTTTGATGCACCTAGCTCTCAAGTGGTTGCTCTAGCTTTACGTCATGCTATTTTGCCAAAGCAATATAGTGCAGAATATAAACTTATTAGCGACTGGGGAACATACGGCGTACCCGAAAATCTTTTCACTGATGGTGGTAAAGACTTTCGCTCGGAACACTTAAAACAGATTGGTTTTCAATTAGGCTTTGAGTGCCATTTACGCGATCGCCCTAGTGAGGGCGGTATTGAAGAACGTAGCTTCGGCACGATTAATACAGAATTTCTCTCTGGTTTCTATGGCTATTTAGGTTCCAATATTCAGGAACGTTCTAAGACAGCAGAGGAAGAAGCTTGCTTAACTTTACGGGAATTACACCTACTGTTAGTTCGCTACATTGTTGACAACTACAATCAACGTCTTGATGCACGGACAAAAGACCAAACAAGGTTTCAACGATGGGAAGCGGGACTACCTGCTCTACCAAAAATGGTTAAGGAGCGGGAATTAGATATCTGTTTGATGAAAAAGACTCGGCGCAGCATTTACAAAGGCGGGTATCTCAGCTTTGAAAATATCATGTATCGTGGTGACTACCTGGCGGCTTACGCAGGGGAAAATATTGTACTCAGGTATGACCCTAGAGATATTACAACTGTTTGGGTTTACCGAATAGATAAAGGTAAGGAAGTGTTTCTGTCTGCTGCTCATGCGCTGGATTGGGAAACTGAGCAATTATCTCTAGAAGAGGCTAAAGCCGCTAGTCGAAAAGTTCGCTCTGTTGGTAAAACACTCAGTAATAAATCAATTTTGGCAGAGATACACGACCGTGATACTTTCATCAAGCAAAAGAAAAAGAGCCAAAAGGAACGCAAGAAAGAAGAACAAGCTCAAGTTCATTCTGTGTCTGAACCCATCAATCTGAGCGAGACAGAACCACTAGAAAATTTACAAGAAACACCAAAACCTGTAACTCGAAAACCCAGAATCTTTAACTATGAGCAACTTCGTCAAGATTATGATGAGTAG
- a CDS encoding S8 family peptidase, protein MGSQFEHLKLPRIISIELPRRSTGGFGGTKRTNVSEHGKLLLDQISTLIEPVKQKTSPFRLDPKLIFKIKVAEKHSFSDDLVTQIGLNVLAREPSKAIVVFSSDNELTEFKKRLESYSQIKDGPKYEYLGAIDELVPLEPQDRIGRLLQLKPVQPDELAALDLELWHTGYPKEMRKYLDGFAKDIEGLSSDTAPMRMTDSYVGEYLCIARIKVTQEVLELLLELPIVKEIDRPPQPAFETTADYNLPISAFPEVVSPPEDNCGILVIDSGVQRGHPLIAPALGEAEVFPDAKRQFIKGGPDDVHGHGTSVAGIAIYGNVDNCIQQRSFDPTAWLFSARVTDENNKYDEDLLIETQLHEAIRAFVEQYPNCKVINISLGNDEQIYRDGMKQFRLAAKIDEIAYQYQNKNIVFVVSAGNTEPPHKEAKSDEQLQTDYPNYLLNEDARIIDPATSAIALTVGSVSFGRGSITEPSDVRRQAIANLPGYPSPFTRTGFGVDGMIKPDVVDFGGDVVLDLKYREGLDLPKAKLRLPDTVAGVSVVTLSKDFNSSLFHICSGTSFAAPRVANLAAQLFTKYPEASSNLIRALIVNSAVIPKEIPPEFQCHSHQSQSQKTKQIENQLAIYGYGQSDLERAMYSAENYVVLSEDNILIPVGKFHIYEIPQLPPEFFEVKGTRILSITLAFDPPTRPTRGDSYLGVTMEFNLFKGLDHTSIVNAYVDARKTNEPDKFTEISLDILKKNHGSGISVDLSPGSNLRKKGTVQRGQVKIFPQSTKYEQGNMTLVVSCNRKWANPDEIEMQRYALVASISHSDPQVNLYNRMRLQINQRNEREQERQRARV, encoded by the coding sequence ATGGGTAGTCAGTTTGAACACCTGAAATTACCGAGAATAATAAGCATTGAATTACCTCGGCGATCAACTGGTGGTTTTGGAGGTACAAAACGTACTAATGTCAGTGAACACGGTAAGCTGCTATTAGATCAAATTTCTACCCTAATTGAGCCTGTTAAGCAAAAAACTAGCCCTTTTCGTCTCGACCCAAAACTAATTTTTAAGATAAAAGTTGCTGAAAAACATTCTTTTTCGGACGACTTGGTAACTCAGATAGGACTAAATGTCTTAGCACGAGAACCTAGTAAAGCTATTGTTGTATTTTCATCTGACAATGAGCTAACTGAATTCAAAAAGCGGTTAGAGAGTTACAGCCAGATTAAAGATGGCCCCAAATATGAATACTTAGGGGCAATTGATGAGCTAGTTCCCCTCGAACCACAGGATCGCATTGGTCGTTTGTTACAACTAAAGCCTGTACAACCAGATGAACTTGCAGCCTTAGATTTGGAACTCTGGCATACAGGCTATCCCAAAGAAATGCGAAAGTATTTAGATGGTTTTGCCAAAGATATAGAGGGCTTATCCAGCGATACTGCTCCTATGAGAATGACTGATAGCTACGTTGGCGAATACCTCTGTATTGCTCGAATTAAAGTTACTCAAGAAGTTTTAGAGCTTTTACTAGAATTGCCCATAGTCAAAGAAATTGATCGCCCACCCCAACCTGCTTTTGAAACAACTGCTGACTATAATCTGCCAATTTCTGCTTTTCCCGAAGTTGTTTCCCCACCTGAAGATAATTGCGGTATTCTGGTTATCGACTCTGGTGTACAGCGTGGACATCCTTTAATTGCTCCTGCACTGGGTGAGGCTGAAGTATTTCCAGATGCAAAACGGCAATTCATAAAAGGTGGCCCGGACGATGTACATGGACATGGTACAAGTGTTGCGGGCATTGCTATCTATGGAAATGTTGACAACTGCATTCAACAGCGTTCTTTTGATCCAACAGCTTGGTTATTTTCTGCTCGTGTAACAGATGAGAATAACAAATATGATGAGGATCTTCTTATAGAAACTCAACTTCATGAAGCCATTCGTGCTTTTGTTGAACAGTATCCTAATTGCAAAGTCATAAATATCTCGCTAGGTAACGATGAACAAATTTACCGAGACGGTATGAAGCAGTTTCGATTAGCTGCAAAGATAGATGAAATTGCTTACCAGTACCAAAATAAAAATATTGTTTTTGTGGTTTCAGCAGGGAATACGGAACCACCTCATAAAGAGGCAAAATCAGATGAGCAACTACAGACTGACTACCCAAATTATCTACTGAACGAAGATGCTCGAATTATCGACCCTGCAACTTCAGCAATTGCACTAACTGTAGGTTCTGTATCATTTGGTCGGGGTAGTATTACAGAACCTTCTGATGTTCGTCGTCAGGCGATCGCCAATTTACCAGGATACCCCTCTCCCTTTACGAGAACTGGTTTTGGAGTGGATGGGATGATAAAGCCAGATGTTGTGGACTTTGGCGGAGATGTTGTATTAGACCTCAAATATCGAGAAGGACTGGATTTACCTAAAGCTAAATTGCGACTCCCAGATACCGTAGCTGGTGTTTCTGTTGTTACCCTCTCCAAAGATTTTAATAGTTCTTTATTTCATATCTGTAGTGGTACGAGCTTTGCTGCACCCCGTGTTGCTAACCTTGCTGCTCAACTTTTTACAAAATATCCAGAAGCTAGTTCTAATTTGATTCGGGCCCTTATTGTTAACTCTGCGGTTATTCCCAAGGAAATCCCGCCTGAATTTCAATGTCACAGTCACCAATCTCAGAGTCAAAAGACAAAGCAAATTGAGAACCAACTAGCTATCTATGGTTATGGACAGAGTGATTTGGAACGTGCAATGTATTCTGCTGAGAATTACGTTGTTTTATCAGAAGACAACATTTTAATTCCAGTAGGCAAGTTTCATATTTATGAAATTCCTCAATTACCGCCCGAATTTTTTGAAGTAAAAGGTACTCGCATACTCTCAATCACCTTGGCATTTGACCCACCAACTCGTCCTACTCGTGGAGACTCATATTTGGGAGTCACAATGGAATTCAATCTTTTCAAGGGTCTTGACCATACAAGTATTGTGAATGCTTATGTAGATGCTAGGAAAACAAATGAGCCTGATAAATTTACAGAAATATCTCTAGATATTTTGAAGAAAAATCATGGTTCTGGCATCTCGGTTGATTTATCTCCAGGTTCTAACCTTCGGAAGAAAGGAACGGTACAAAGGGGACAAGTAAAAATATTTCCTCAGTCCACAAAATATGAGCAAGGGAACATGACTCTGGTTGTGAGCTGTAACCGTAAATGGGCAAACCCAGATGAAATAGAAATGCAACGTTATGCCTTAGTTGCTTCAATTAGCCATTCCGATCCTCAAGTGAATTTATACAATCGCATGAGGCTCCAGATTAACCAGAGGAATGAAAGAGAGCAAGAGCGACAAAGAGCAAGAGTTTAA
- a CDS encoding metallophosphoesterase produces the protein MKLNRRQFLLLSSLSTVGSGVLTWTLIHQNGRKQLIDSVTAATPPKKNLLLRFVSVADTGTGAKGQYAVAKAMTLYHQRNPYDLVVLAGDNIYNNGEIEKVQAVFERPYQDLLKRGVKFQACLGNHDIRTDNGEPQVKYPGFNMNGRRYYTFRRERVQFFALDTNGNADWQNQLSWLEKELSSSDATWKIVFGHHPIYSSGVYGSNSEFIKTFTPLFKKYGVQLYINGHEHSYERTRAIDGTTYLICGAGAGNRPVSRSEWTEYSTSNLSFAAYDVYPDKIEVVAIGTNHRVFDRGVIKLS, from the coding sequence ATGAAACTCAACCGTCGGCAATTTTTATTGTTAAGTAGTCTCAGCACCGTTGGTAGTGGAGTGTTAACTTGGACGTTAATTCATCAAAATGGCCGTAAGCAACTGATAGATTCTGTCACCGCAGCTACACCACCGAAGAAAAATTTACTCTTGCGGTTTGTGTCTGTAGCCGATACTGGTACTGGTGCCAAGGGACAGTATGCTGTAGCTAAGGCGATGACGCTATATCACCAGCGCAATCCTTATGATTTAGTGGTGTTAGCAGGTGATAACATTTACAACAACGGCGAAATTGAAAAAGTCCAAGCTGTTTTTGAACGTCCCTATCAAGATTTACTCAAACGTGGTGTAAAGTTTCAAGCTTGTCTAGGTAATCATGACATTCGCACTGATAACGGCGAACCGCAAGTCAAATATCCTGGGTTTAATATGAACGGACGCAGATATTATACTTTTCGTCGAGAACGGGTGCAATTTTTTGCTTTAGACACCAATGGTAATGCTGATTGGCAAAATCAATTATCTTGGTTAGAAAAAGAGTTAAGTAGTAGTGATGCTACTTGGAAAATAGTTTTTGGACATCATCCCATTTATTCCTCTGGTGTCTATGGGAGCAATTCTGAGTTTATTAAAACCTTCACACCCTTATTTAAAAAATATGGTGTGCAATTGTATATCAATGGACATGAACATAGTTACGAACGCACTCGCGCTATCGATGGAACTACCTATTTAATTTGTGGTGCAGGTGCAGGAAATCGTCCTGTCAGTCGTTCAGAATGGACGGAGTATTCTACCAGTAATTTAAGCTTTGCTGCCTATGATGTTTATCCCGATAAAATCGAAGTCGTTGCTATTGGTACTAATCATCGCGTCTTTGATCGGGGTGTAATCAAACTCAGCTAA
- a CDS encoding pentapeptide repeat-containing protein: protein MNVEELLEKYTSGAMDFSGVDLSEANLSGVKLSGVNLSHANLSVANLSGANLNGADLSHAKLNVARLSGVNLSNAILNHCCLNVANLIRADLSRAQLRGALLVRAELIRAELSRADLFEADLKGADLREATLRHAHLRNANLSEAILKGTSLAGANLEMANFNAADLSRADLSSTNLREAELKQANLAQANLSGADLSGANLRWADLNGADLSWTDLSNAKLSGASLIGADLSNANLTNASLVHANLSQAKLIKAEWIGADLTSAILTGAKLYSTPRFGLKTDALVCEWVDLSPEGDRTIIQRFDIEDVRDFFNETPPTICIVVDAALESEANFALAGAYYHIAQEYQLCKQPPSIEVSRRRTVITFRVDSDDTLLPTACMAILPFRDVANTQKNIYTMVDTIGKEDISLLDLNTLQRAKQLVAPIQEAIVQAKAIRQVKRNLELAAKINFFKAATQTILTNSSGQTLIVHHNPNFGKRFINAADHVNFLADLSSESPTPTLPPMNTVIDFVKTFHYVNE from the coding sequence ATGAATGTAGAGGAATTGCTAGAAAAATATACAAGCGGAGCAATGGACTTTAGCGGTGTTGACCTTTCAGAAGCGAATCTGAGCGGGGTCAAACTGAGTGGTGTGAACCTTAGTCATGCGAATTTGAGCGTCGCTAATCTAAGTGGAGCTAATCTCAATGGAGCTGATTTAAGCCATGCCAAATTAAATGTAGCTAGACTTAGTGGTGTCAATCTCTCCAATGCGATTCTCAATCATTGTTGTTTAAATGTAGCTAATTTAATTCGTGCTGATCTGAGCCGCGCGCAACTGCGGGGAGCTTTATTAGTGCGCGCGGAATTAATTCGTGCAGAACTGAGTCGTGCTGATTTGTTTGAAGCTGATCTCAAAGGAGCTGACTTACGGGAAGCCACACTGCGCCATGCTCATCTCCGTAACGCCAATCTCTCGGAAGCAATCTTAAAAGGTACTTCCCTAGCGGGGGCTAACCTAGAAATGGCTAACTTCAATGCAGCTGATTTGAGCCGTGCTGACTTAAGCAGCACTAATTTGCGAGAAGCTGAACTAAAACAAGCAAATCTAGCTCAAGCTAACCTGAGCGGTGCAGATTTGAGTGGTGCTAACCTGCGTTGGGCTGATTTAAATGGAGCTGATCTGAGTTGGACGGATTTAAGCAACGCCAAATTGAGTGGTGCCAGTTTAATTGGAGCAGACTTAAGTAATGCTAATTTAACCAATGCTAGTTTAGTCCATGCCAATTTAAGCCAAGCCAAATTAATTAAAGCAGAATGGATAGGTGCTGACTTAACTAGTGCAATTCTCACCGGTGCAAAACTTTACTCTACACCAAGGTTTGGTTTAAAAACGGATGCTTTAGTCTGTGAATGGGTGGATTTAAGCCCTGAAGGCGATCGCACTATTATTCAAAGATTTGATATAGAGGATGTCCGCGATTTTTTTAATGAAACGCCGCCAACTATTTGTATTGTCGTTGATGCAGCCCTAGAATCAGAAGCCAATTTTGCTTTAGCCGGTGCTTACTACCACATCGCGCAAGAATATCAGCTATGCAAACAACCCCCTAGTATAGAAGTAAGTCGCCGCCGTACAGTCATCACCTTTCGAGTAGATAGTGATGATACCCTATTACCTACCGCTTGTATGGCGATTCTCCCCTTTCGAGATGTAGCCAATACGCAAAAAAACATTTACACAATGGTAGACACCATAGGGAAAGAAGATATATCTCTTTTGGATCTAAACACACTCCAAAGGGCGAAGCAATTAGTAGCCCCTATCCAGGAAGCTATAGTTCAGGCGAAAGCCATTAGACAGGTAAAAAGAAATTTGGAATTAGCAGCCAAAATTAATTTCTTTAAAGCTGCCACCCAAACCATCTTAACTAATTCCAGTGGTCAAACTCTGATTGTGCATCACAACCCAAATTTTGGTAAACGATTTATTAATGCTGCCGATCATGTTAACTTTTTAGCTGATTTATCTAGTGAGTCACCTACACCCACACTACCACCCATGAATACAGTGATTGATTTTGTCAAAACTTTTCACTATGTCAATGAGTGA